In one window of Deinococcus sonorensis KR-87 DNA:
- a CDS encoding DUF302 domain-containing protein produces MSADATTPEGMHVVPSAFPPAETVDRLEAILRERHFRVFARIDQAQEARQVGLTLRPTILLLFGDPQSGTALMQASTTAALDLPLRIVAWQDAAQHAWVTYDDPAYLGRRHHLPDDLVARISGIHALVHAAAAE; encoded by the coding sequence ATGAGCGCGGACGCCACCACGCCAGAGGGAATGCATGTGGTGCCGAGCGCCTTCCCCCCCGCGGAGACGGTGGACCGCCTGGAGGCGATCCTCCGGGAACGGCACTTCAGGGTGTTCGCGCGCATCGATCAGGCGCAGGAGGCCCGGCAGGTCGGGTTGACGCTCCGCCCGACGATCCTGCTGCTGTTCGGCGACCCGCAGAGTGGCACGGCCCTGATGCAGGCGTCGACCACCGCCGCGCTGGACCTCCCCCTGCGCATCGTCGCGTGGCAGGATGCGGCGCAGCACGCCTGGGTGACCTACGACGATCCCGCGTACCTGGGCCGTCGCCACCACCTGCCGGACGACCTGGTCGCCCGCATCTCCGGCATTCACGCGCTTGTCCACGCGGCCGCGGCCGAATGA
- a CDS encoding histidinol-phosphatase HisJ family protein, whose product MLVDYHTHHRRCGHASGELIDYARAAVRSGLAEIGLSDHSPIYHLGDDPHARPGTAMAQGELPAYLAEMRQVQAEMRDEITVRLGVESDYVLGWDEHYRTLWQDAGLDYVIGSVHWLGTWSIFEPALPPGRSAAQVYDEYLRTVQAAARSGAYDIIGHLDGLKTRGHLPELSLTPQLEETLRVLKSADVTIELNTSGWRKGLGEPYPGPEWLARCCAHGVPVTFGSDAHRPEDVAADFPRAVALLRQLGYTHFARFEGRRRSLVPLP is encoded by the coding sequence ATGCTCGTTGATTACCACACCCATCATCGCCGCTGCGGGCACGCGTCCGGCGAGCTGATCGACTACGCGCGGGCGGCGGTGCGTTCCGGGCTTGCGGAGATCGGGCTGAGCGACCACAGCCCGATCTACCACCTCGGCGACGATCCGCATGCACGGCCCGGCACCGCCATGGCGCAGGGGGAACTGCCCGCGTACCTGGCGGAGATGCGGCAGGTGCAGGCTGAGATGCGCGACGAGATCACGGTGCGGCTCGGGGTGGAGAGCGATTACGTGCTCGGCTGGGACGAGCACTACCGGACCCTGTGGCAGGACGCGGGCCTGGATTATGTGATCGGCAGCGTGCACTGGCTCGGCACGTGGAGCATCTTCGAACCGGCCCTCCCGCCGGGCCGGTCGGCCGCCCAGGTGTACGACGAGTACCTGCGCACCGTGCAGGCGGCCGCGCGCAGCGGCGCGTACGACATCATCGGGCACCTGGACGGGCTGAAAACCCGCGGTCACCTCCCGGAGCTGAGCCTCACCCCGCAGCTGGAGGAGACCCTGCGGGTGCTGAAGTCGGCGGACGTCACGATCGAACTGAACACCAGCGGGTGGCGCAAGGGCCTCGGCGAGCCGTACCCGGGACCCGAATGGCTCGCGCGCTGCTGCGCGCACGGGGTGCCGGTCACGTTCGGCTCGGACGCGCACCGCCCGGAGGACGTGGCGGCCGACTTCCCCCGCGCGGTGGCGCTGCTGCGGCAACTCGGGTACACCCACTTCGCCCGCTTCGAGGGCCGGCGGCGCTCGCTGGTGCCGCTGCCGTAA
- a CDS encoding MFS transporter has protein sequence MRLPVFSLAVGAFGIGMTEFVAMGLLPDIATSLHVSITAAGLLISAYALGVVVGAPTLAALTRHLKPKPVLTLLMALFTLGNLLSAVAPSYPLLMLTRLLSGLPHGAFFGVGAVVAARLAPRGREAQTMALVFLGLSFANVVGVPFGTWLGQTFSWRVTFAVVALIGVLSALGVWRWIPDLDNNQAGGLRQQLRAFRNPQLWRIMAVTVIGFGSMFAAFSYVAPLMTEVAGFRAAAVTPILMVAGLGMMAGNLIGGRVADRAPRRATLALLAALAAILVVLSFAAHGPVTAVVTLFLFTTIAFSLASPLQLITLQSARGAETLAAATNQSAFNLANALGAFLGGLPIAAGYGYTASALVGAGLAVAGLLIALGLRDAPRPSLQPAEAPTAPAYARGGSGGA, from the coding sequence GTGCGATTGCCTGTCTTCTCCCTCGCCGTGGGTGCCTTCGGCATCGGCATGACCGAATTCGTCGCGATGGGCCTGCTGCCCGACATCGCAACCTCCCTGCACGTCAGCATCACCGCGGCGGGGCTGCTGATCAGCGCGTACGCGCTGGGGGTGGTGGTGGGCGCGCCGACGCTGGCGGCCCTCACCCGCCACCTGAAGCCCAAACCGGTGCTGACGCTGCTGATGGCGCTGTTCACGCTCGGCAACCTGCTGTCAGCCGTGGCGCCCAGCTACCCGCTGCTGATGCTCACCCGGCTGCTGTCGGGCCTGCCGCACGGGGCGTTCTTCGGGGTGGGCGCGGTGGTCGCCGCCCGGCTCGCCCCGCGGGGGCGCGAGGCGCAGACGATGGCGCTGGTGTTCCTGGGCCTGTCGTTCGCCAACGTGGTGGGCGTGCCGTTCGGCACGTGGCTCGGTCAGACGTTCAGCTGGCGCGTGACCTTCGCGGTCGTGGCGCTGATCGGGGTGCTGTCCGCCCTGGGCGTGTGGCGCTGGATCCCGGACCTCGACAACAACCAGGCGGGCGGCCTGCGGCAGCAGCTGCGCGCGTTCCGGAACCCGCAGCTGTGGCGGATCATGGCCGTCACGGTGATCGGCTTCGGCAGCATGTTCGCGGCATTCAGTTACGTCGCGCCGCTGATGACCGAGGTGGCCGGCTTCCGCGCGGCGGCGGTGACGCCGATCCTGATGGTGGCGGGTCTCGGCATGATGGCCGGCAACCTGATCGGCGGCCGGGTCGCGGACCGGGCGCCCCGGCGGGCCACCCTGGCGCTGCTCGCCGCCCTGGCGGCCATCCTGGTGGTGCTGTCGTTCGCCGCGCACGGGCCAGTGACGGCCGTGGTGACCCTCTTCCTCTTCACCACCATCGCCTTCTCGCTGGCCAGCCCGCTGCAGCTGATCACGCTGCAGTCGGCGCGGGGCGCCGAGACGCTCGCGGCCGCCACCAACCAGAGTGCCTTCAACCTCGCGAACGCGCTCGGGGCGTTCCTGGGCGGGCTGCCGATCGCCGCCGGGTACGGCTACACCGCGTCGGCGCTGGTCGGCGCGGGTCTGGCGGTGGCGGGCCTGCTGATCGCGCTGGGGCTGCGGGACGCGCCGCGCCCGAGCCTCCAGCCCGCTGAAGCGCCGACCGCGCCCGCCTACGCCCGCGGCGGCTCGGGGGGCGCATGA
- a CDS encoding LLM class flavin-dependent oxidoreductase has product MPGKRIGFLTFGHWQAAPGSLTPTARDALLQTVELAVAAEALGLDGAYVRVHHFARQFSAPFPLLAAMAARTQRIELGTGVIDMRYEHPLYMAEEAASTDLLSGGRLQLGLSRGSPEPAYRGAEAFGYTPGEHETDGDLARRKTQQFRAAIAGAPVVPAAAGGRPSSGMLAIQPQSPSLAQRLWWGSGTRQTAAWAGEQGLNLMSSTLLSEDTGRPFDELQAEQIQVFRDAWRAAGWPGEPRVSVSRSVLPVVTDLDRQLFGGSPAHDQVGVLEGVRARFGRSYVGAPDVIAEALRHDAAVQAADTLLLTVPNQLGVTYNTRLLGTIAQHIAPALGWHPAGQPPGTDAGNAVR; this is encoded by the coding sequence ATGCCCGGCAAACGCATCGGCTTCCTGACGTTCGGGCACTGGCAGGCCGCGCCCGGCTCGCTCACCCCCACCGCCCGCGACGCGCTGCTGCAGACGGTCGAGCTGGCGGTGGCGGCCGAGGCGCTGGGCCTGGACGGCGCGTACGTCCGGGTGCATCACTTCGCGCGGCAATTCTCGGCGCCGTTCCCGCTACTGGCCGCGATGGCGGCGCGCACCCAGCGGATCGAGCTGGGCACCGGGGTGATCGACATGCGTTACGAGCACCCGCTGTACATGGCGGAGGAGGCGGCCAGCACCGACCTGCTGAGCGGCGGGCGGCTGCAGCTGGGCCTCAGCCGCGGCTCCCCGGAACCGGCGTACCGCGGCGCGGAGGCGTTCGGGTACACGCCCGGCGAGCACGAAACGGACGGGGACCTGGCCCGGCGCAAAACGCAGCAGTTCCGGGCGGCCATCGCGGGCGCGCCGGTGGTGCCCGCCGCGGCGGGCGGACGGCCGTCCAGCGGGATGCTGGCCATCCAGCCGCAATCGCCGTCGCTGGCCCAGCGGCTGTGGTGGGGGTCCGGCACGCGCCAGACGGCCGCGTGGGCCGGGGAGCAGGGCCTGAACCTGATGAGCAGCACCCTGCTCAGCGAAGACACCGGCCGTCCCTTCGATGAACTGCAGGCCGAGCAGATCCAGGTGTTCCGAGACGCGTGGCGCGCGGCCGGGTGGCCCGGCGAGCCGCGCGTCTCGGTGAGCCGCAGCGTGCTGCCGGTCGTGACGGACCTCGACCGGCAGCTGTTCGGCGGCAGCCCGGCGCACGACCAGGTGGGCGTGCTCGAGGGTGTCCGCGCGCGCTTCGGCCGAAGCTACGTCGGCGCGCCGGACGTGATCGCCGAGGCGCTGCGGCACGACGCGGCGGTGCAGGCGGCCGACACGCTGCTGCTCACCGTGCCGAACCAGCTGGGCGTGACGTACAACACGCGCCTGCTCGGCACCATCGCCCAGCACATCGCGCCGGCACTCGGCTGGCACCCCGCCGGGCAGCCGCCAGGCACCGACGCGGGCAATGCCGTGCGCTGA
- a CDS encoding GAF domain-containing protein gives MTRPPQVPVPDALVSLLDRSPDPFFSLDPHGVFVYANAAAAAMVHLTPADLIGRSLEADFGFAFSPTWLDASRCAQAEQRPVQYDAFNPAFGGWVQVQVVPGASGLGVHIRNVTEQHRTAALQRFTAALTSVQVVDDVVKALMHEATTAAGALTGSLVVPSADGEHLQLLDEVNYPAALRARFERFPLSLDIPVCDAARRRVPVFISGEQFDRAYPDAVGVRGEQTRSLAALPLLLNGTLWGVLSLSFQEERHFDEPERTFLQTLVTLATQALIRVNATVYHQQQAELLGTLNRVNRLVSAELDLGTLVQAVTDASVELTGAAFGAFFYNVVNQRQESYTLYTLSGAPREAFAGFPMPRNTQVFGPTFAGDGVMRVADITQDPRYGHNAPHHGMPEGHLPVRSYLAVPVVSRRGEVLGGLFFGHPEPGVFDDRAEQLALGLATQTAVALDNARLYQQLQDSHTQLEGRVRQRTEELEAQATSLDAFAALTEAVGSETNVRALARQAIAVLRTRFPDDAVGYYAPDGPVWTLREWSDNMDPAVVRSLQAGLPSDTPAITSVLRTRTPVYVDGWDADREQVERSEGFGAVGAFPLVVEGDVLGILSMGRTGTSCWTERDKALFGAVGRSFTLALERAAQTTHMEAQRDALDARSRALEAFALLTRDLTTAGDSLALVRRAQEILMSLLPEGYALYWQPEQARWVSRSQVGQLGDPDLQRAVDAGLLRGHTAPLDRAWQTRQPVFEDTSTQGADTDPDVAPHVRAAAMLPVLVNGAVHGLLGVGVLVQRQWTPMDQAVLETVSRSLGLALEGAESAQALRLRTRDLERSNAELERFAYVASHDLQEPLRTVASFAELIDLRYSAVLDERGRRYLHLVSDGAQRMKTLIDDLLVFSRLGAVHEPQQQVALHDPLREALRGLQAAVEHSGAVVTHDPLPSVNGSPSQLTQLFQNLLGNAIKFRREDVPPEIHVAARREPDGWRLTVQDNGIGFEPQYAERVFQMFQRLHMRQHYAGNGMGLAIVRKIVEHHGGRIWVDTRPGEGSAFHFTLPHQSAQ, from the coding sequence GTGACGCGTCCGCCTCAGGTGCCCGTCCCGGATGCCCTGGTTTCGCTGCTTGACCGCAGCCCGGACCCCTTTTTCAGCCTGGATCCGCACGGCGTCTTTGTGTACGCGAACGCGGCGGCCGCGGCCATGGTGCACCTGACGCCGGCGGACCTGATCGGCCGGTCGCTGGAAGCGGACTTCGGGTTCGCCTTCAGCCCCACCTGGCTGGACGCGAGCCGCTGCGCACAGGCGGAGCAGCGGCCGGTCCAGTACGACGCGTTCAATCCCGCGTTCGGCGGGTGGGTGCAGGTGCAGGTCGTGCCGGGCGCCTCCGGGCTGGGCGTGCACATCCGGAACGTGACCGAGCAGCACCGGACGGCGGCCCTGCAACGCTTCACCGCGGCCCTCACCAGCGTGCAGGTGGTGGACGACGTCGTGAAGGCCCTGATGCACGAAGCCACCACCGCGGCCGGCGCGCTCACGGGTTCGCTGGTCGTGCCGTCCGCGGACGGGGAGCATCTGCAGCTGCTGGACGAGGTGAACTACCCCGCGGCGCTCCGGGCCCGGTTTGAACGCTTCCCCCTGAGCCTCGACATCCCGGTGTGCGACGCCGCCCGGCGCCGCGTGCCGGTCTTCATCAGTGGTGAGCAGTTCGACCGGGCGTACCCGGACGCCGTGGGGGTGCGGGGGGAGCAGACGCGCAGTCTGGCGGCGCTGCCGCTGCTGCTGAACGGCACGCTGTGGGGCGTGCTGAGCCTGAGTTTCCAGGAGGAGCGGCACTTCGACGAACCGGAACGCACGTTCCTGCAGACCCTGGTGACGCTGGCCACCCAGGCGTTGATCCGGGTGAACGCGACGGTGTACCACCAGCAGCAGGCCGAACTGCTCGGCACCCTCAACCGGGTCAACCGGCTGGTCTCGGCGGAACTCGACCTGGGCACGCTGGTGCAGGCGGTCACGGACGCGTCGGTGGAACTGACGGGCGCCGCGTTCGGAGCGTTCTTCTACAACGTCGTCAACCAACGCCAGGAGAGCTACACGCTCTACACCCTCTCCGGCGCGCCGCGCGAAGCGTTCGCCGGGTTTCCGATGCCCCGCAACACTCAGGTGTTCGGCCCGACCTTCGCCGGGGACGGGGTGATGCGGGTCGCGGACATCACCCAGGACCCCCGCTACGGCCACAATGCGCCGCACCACGGGATGCCGGAGGGTCACCTGCCGGTCCGCAGTTACCTGGCGGTGCCGGTCGTGTCGCGCCGCGGTGAGGTGCTGGGCGGCTTGTTTTTCGGGCACCCGGAACCGGGGGTGTTCGACGACCGCGCCGAGCAGCTGGCGCTCGGGCTCGCGACGCAGACGGCCGTCGCGCTGGACAACGCCCGGCTGTACCAGCAGCTGCAGGACAGCCACACGCAGCTGGAAGGCCGGGTGCGGCAACGCACCGAGGAACTCGAAGCGCAGGCGACGTCCCTGGACGCTTTCGCGGCGTTGACCGAGGCGGTCGGCAGCGAGACGAATGTGCGCGCCCTGGCCCGGCAGGCGATCGCCGTGCTGCGCACGCGGTTTCCGGACGACGCCGTGGGCTACTACGCCCCGGACGGCCCCGTCTGGACGCTGCGGGAATGGAGCGACAACATGGACCCGGCGGTGGTGCGGTCGCTGCAGGCCGGGCTGCCCAGCGACACGCCGGCCATCACGAGCGTGCTGCGCACCCGCACCCCGGTGTACGTGGACGGCTGGGACGCCGACCGGGAACAGGTCGAGCGCTCGGAGGGCTTTGGGGCGGTGGGCGCGTTCCCGCTGGTGGTGGAGGGGGACGTGCTCGGCATCCTGTCGATGGGCCGCACCGGCACGTCCTGCTGGACTGAGCGCGACAAGGCGTTGTTCGGCGCGGTCGGGCGCAGCTTCACCCTGGCGCTGGAGCGCGCCGCGCAGACAACACACATGGAAGCGCAGCGCGACGCGCTGGACGCCCGGTCGCGCGCCCTGGAGGCATTTGCGCTGCTGACGCGCGACCTGACCACCGCCGGGGACAGCCTCGCGCTGGTCCGGCGCGCGCAGGAGATCCTGATGTCGCTCCTGCCGGAGGGGTACGCCCTGTACTGGCAGCCGGAGCAGGCCCGCTGGGTCAGCCGCTCGCAGGTCGGGCAGCTGGGCGACCCGGACCTGCAGCGGGCGGTGGACGCCGGGCTGCTCCGGGGGCACACCGCCCCCCTGGACCGGGCCTGGCAGACGCGACAGCCGGTGTTCGAGGACACCTCCACCCAGGGCGCCGACACGGATCCGGACGTGGCGCCGCATGTGCGCGCCGCCGCCATGCTCCCGGTGCTGGTCAACGGCGCGGTGCACGGCCTGCTGGGCGTGGGGGTGCTGGTGCAGCGGCAGTGGACGCCGATGGACCAGGCGGTGCTGGAGACGGTCTCGCGCAGCCTGGGCCTCGCGCTGGAAGGCGCGGAAAGCGCGCAGGCGCTCCGGCTGCGCACCCGGGACCTGGAGCGCAGCAACGCGGAACTCGAGCGCTTCGCCTACGTCGCGTCGCACGACCTGCAGGAGCCGCTGCGGACCGTCGCGAGTTTCGCGGAGCTGATCGACCTGCGCTACAGTGCCGTGCTCGACGAGCGGGGGCGCCGCTATCTGCACCTCGTCAGCGATGGCGCGCAGCGGATGAAGACCCTGATCGACGACCTGCTGGTGTTTTCACGCCTGGGGGCGGTGCATGAACCGCAACAGCAGGTGGCGCTGCACGACCCGCTCCGCGAAGCGCTGCGGGGCCTGCAGGCCGCCGTGGAGCACAGTGGCGCGGTGGTCACCCATGACCCGCTGCCCAGCGTGAACGGCTCGCCGTCCCAGCTCACGCAACTCTTCCAGAACCTGCTGGGCAACGCCATCAAATTCCGCCGGGAGGACGTCCCCCCGGAGATTCACGTGGCGGCGCGGCGGGAGCCGGACGGCTGGCGGTTGACCGTGCAGGACAACGGAATCGGCTTCGAACCGCAGTACGCCGAGCGGGTGTTCCAGATGTTCCAGCGGCTGCACATGCGGCAGCACTACGCGGGCAACGGGATGGGGCTGGCCATCGTACGGAAAATCGTGGAGCACCACGGGGGCCGGATCTGGGTCGACACCAGACCCGGAGAGGGCAGCGCCTTTCACTTCACCCTCCCGCACCAATCCGCGCAGTAA
- a CDS encoding M15 family metallopeptidase has translation MPLTHNATRSYSARLDQPGLLDQLELPYPACQSLNTPSFTFDPGRTRYEPLFFKMYGASAREVRSHLEPVNWFGQTVQVTGVNGAAASLRAVANEVAQHPELLRYVHPSAGTFLWRKVAGTPRQSVHSFGAAIDLNTAYSDYWLWRGFKEGQPGIRYRNRLPLALVQIFERHGWIWGGRWYHYDTMHFEYRPELTSAATCGVSAP, from the coding sequence ATGCCGCTCACCCATAACGCCACCAGGTCCTACTCCGCGCGGCTGGATCAGCCGGGCCTGCTGGATCAGCTGGAACTGCCCTACCCGGCCTGTCAGTCCTTGAACACGCCCTCCTTCACCTTCGATCCTGGGCGCACCCGCTACGAGCCGCTGTTCTTCAAGATGTATGGCGCCAGTGCCCGCGAGGTCCGCTCCCACCTGGAGCCAGTGAACTGGTTCGGGCAGACGGTACAGGTCACGGGGGTGAACGGCGCGGCCGCCTCCCTGCGGGCGGTCGCCAACGAGGTTGCTCAGCATCCGGAACTGCTGCGCTACGTACATCCCAGCGCGGGGACCTTCCTGTGGCGTAAGGTGGCGGGCACACCTCGGCAAAGTGTTCATAGTTTCGGGGCCGCCATCGACCTGAACACGGCGTACTCGGACTACTGGTTGTGGCGTGGCTTCAAAGAAGGGCAGCCGGGCATCCGGTACCGCAACCGACTGCCGCTGGCCCTGGTCCAGATCTTCGAGCGGCACGGGTGGATCTGGGGTGGGCGTTGGTACCACTACGACACCATGCACTTCGAGTACCGCCCTGAGCTCACCAGTGCGGCGACCTGCGGCGTGTCTGCCCCCTGA
- a CDS encoding DUF4242 domain-containing protein — MPRYIISRTLDATPTPEEFDAGFIRAKDALQGLPGVTWVRSYYAEDESKIYCEYEAPSLEALIEHARRAHIPFDGAVVVREFLPGMFQ; from the coding sequence ATGCCCAGATACATCATCAGCCGGACCCTGGACGCTACCCCTACACCCGAGGAGTTCGACGCCGGATTCATCCGTGCCAAGGACGCCCTGCAGGGCCTGCCGGGCGTGACGTGGGTCCGGTCGTATTACGCCGAGGACGAGAGCAAGATCTACTGCGAGTACGAAGCGCCGTCGCTGGAAGCGTTGATCGAACACGCCCGGAGGGCCCACATTCCCTTCGACGGGGCGGTGGTGGTGCGGGAGTTCCTCCCCGGGATGTTTCAGTAG
- a CDS encoding ATP-binding protein, producing MAVLTVHLIGAFRVWRDGQPVVWARPTTAAVLKVLLIRPGEVVSADELIEALWPHLSASAGAQCLRAAVSVLRRQLEPALRRGPDSRHVLQVRPGYRFDPAHAQVDVLEVDRAHQRAEQLRRQQRVAEAITAYRLALPHLRGELYADDPYAPWAQDARERWRRQQLELLEGYAACLALSGQHRAAAEVCRQAGQLDPYRESVQEQLMVSLARAGGPAEAAASYLQYRAQLERDLNTAPSARLQALNEQLLRGELPAPDRDRPASGARPTVVGRMDALATLDAHWRAALAGEGRLVAVAGEAGVGKTHLVTAALQALSAQGACVLSGRAFQRELSAPLDPVLDALDPLLEPQDRLGGGGPPRGASEAWPADAPRGPPFADLLAALIQASRPGGLVLFIDDLQWAEPTTLAFLSFAARRLHQERVLLIVTYRSEDEAQLTGWLEGAAEHRTLHVLRLPRLQAADLRDLLAGRSRLNEADRAWLAGVLQAESEGNPFFALEYLRWLTDTGVVEADAGGPLCRVFPERWTRQHEHVPMPVRALIEARVQRLPGPARTVLQLSAVLGRPVDLDLLGRAAQLPVPALVPLVDALLQAQLLSEQADQRLQCSHDKVRQVLYGGLSLPRRLVLHRQVAAALAADLHSAAERAHHLLAGQCWADALDQLLRAARQAEADQSWASALKYTSVALDAATHLPDADEPRYALLTVRERLLERMQLPDEQVSVVEAMLALATRQGHQQRRAEALVRLVTACTARSDGAGAAAARDEALRLYRRLGDQAGEARLHQELAYLGWQQGAFKAALQSGEQALQLFQALGDARACAVLTSNLAQLLLRLGRPGDALDRAEHATRLFRELGDVAGEISALSVLPGIHRQRGQLEQALQVQLQVLQLSRSVQTPQIVVARHMACAELYLALNRPEHALAQYRLAAQEALTLRDFRHQGHPFLGLATALERMGDAAGAVRVYRRAVEALELTYTVTGNQDERFALADALLLLARALDGGLAQPTEALDAVRAAEALCRDGVSDPRAAARLPRLLLDRAGLLWRLGHLDEAARTYRTAADQAGTVNDTAVQAAAVASLGVVYRDQGQFDASIRCSEQALELVRRVRDPQAEAYVLSSLAASQQALGRWAPARAALEHSLNLRRQTGDAEGVTSAERPAAAAGPA from the coding sequence GCGTCCTCCGGCGGCAACTCGAACCGGCGCTGCGGCGCGGCCCGGACTCGCGTCACGTCCTGCAGGTGCGTCCCGGCTACCGGTTCGACCCGGCCCACGCGCAGGTGGATGTGCTGGAAGTCGACCGGGCGCACCAGCGCGCCGAGCAGCTGCGCCGCCAGCAGCGGGTGGCGGAGGCGATCACGGCGTACCGCCTGGCGCTGCCGCACCTGCGCGGCGAGCTGTACGCCGACGACCCGTACGCGCCGTGGGCTCAGGACGCCAGGGAGCGCTGGCGGCGTCAGCAGCTCGAGCTGCTGGAAGGGTACGCGGCGTGTCTGGCCCTGAGCGGTCAGCACCGTGCGGCGGCGGAGGTGTGTCGGCAGGCCGGTCAGCTCGACCCGTACCGCGAGTCGGTGCAGGAGCAGCTGATGGTGAGTCTCGCCCGGGCGGGCGGGCCAGCCGAGGCCGCCGCGTCGTACCTGCAGTACCGCGCCCAGCTGGAACGTGACCTGAACACGGCGCCCTCCGCCCGGCTGCAGGCGCTCAATGAGCAGCTGTTGCGGGGGGAACTGCCCGCCCCGGACCGGGACCGTCCGGCGTCCGGGGCACGCCCGACCGTGGTCGGACGGATGGACGCCCTGGCCACCCTCGACGCGCACTGGCGCGCGGCCCTGGCCGGCGAGGGCCGCCTGGTCGCCGTCGCGGGGGAGGCGGGGGTCGGCAAGACGCACCTGGTGACGGCCGCGCTGCAGGCGCTGAGCGCGCAGGGGGCGTGCGTGCTGAGCGGACGCGCGTTTCAGCGGGAGCTGTCGGCCCCGCTGGACCCGGTGCTGGACGCCCTGGACCCGCTGCTGGAGCCGCAGGACCGCCTGGGTGGAGGCGGCCCGCCGCGCGGCGCGTCCGAGGCGTGGCCGGCGGACGCGCCCCGCGGCCCGCCGTTCGCGGACCTGCTGGCGGCCCTGATCCAGGCGTCCAGACCGGGGGGGCTGGTGCTGTTCATCGACGACCTGCAGTGGGCGGAGCCCACCACCCTGGCGTTCCTGAGTTTCGCCGCCCGGCGGCTGCATCAGGAGCGGGTGCTGCTGATCGTGACGTACCGCAGCGAGGATGAGGCGCAGCTGACCGGCTGGCTGGAGGGCGCCGCGGAGCACCGGACGCTGCACGTCCTGCGCCTGCCGCGGCTGCAGGCGGCGGACCTGCGGGACCTGCTGGCCGGCCGGTCGCGGCTGAACGAGGCGGACCGCGCCTGGCTGGCCGGCGTGCTGCAGGCCGAGTCGGAAGGCAACCCGTTCTTCGCCCTGGAGTATCTGCGCTGGCTCACCGACACCGGTGTGGTGGAGGCGGACGCGGGCGGGCCGCTTTGCAGGGTCTTCCCGGAACGCTGGACCCGCCAGCACGAGCACGTGCCCATGCCGGTCCGCGCGCTGATTGAGGCGCGGGTGCAGCGGCTGCCGGGACCGGCCAGGACCGTGTTGCAGCTGAGTGCGGTGCTGGGCCGGCCCGTCGACCTGGACCTGCTGGGCCGCGCGGCGCAGCTGCCGGTGCCGGCGCTCGTGCCGCTGGTGGACGCGCTGCTCCAGGCGCAGCTGCTGTCGGAACAAGCGGATCAGCGCCTGCAGTGTTCGCATGACAAGGTACGTCAGGTGCTGTACGGCGGGTTGTCGCTCCCCCGGCGGCTGGTCCTGCACCGGCAGGTGGCGGCCGCGCTGGCGGCGGACCTTCACAGCGCCGCGGAGCGGGCGCATCACCTGCTGGCGGGACAGTGCTGGGCGGACGCGCTGGACCAGCTGCTGCGGGCCGCGCGGCAGGCCGAGGCCGATCAGTCCTGGGCGTCCGCCCTGAAGTACACCTCGGTCGCCCTGGACGCCGCTACGCACCTGCCGGACGCGGACGAACCCCGGTACGCGCTGCTGACGGTGCGCGAGCGGCTGCTTGAGCGGATGCAGCTGCCGGACGAGCAGGTGAGTGTCGTCGAGGCGATGCTGGCCCTGGCCACCCGCCAGGGTCACCAGCAGCGGCGCGCCGAGGCGCTGGTGCGGCTGGTTACCGCCTGCACCGCGCGTTCGGACGGCGCCGGGGCCGCCGCGGCGCGGGATGAGGCGCTGCGGCTGTACCGCCGGCTGGGCGACCAGGCGGGCGAGGCGCGGTTGCATCAGGAGCTCGCCTACCTCGGATGGCAGCAGGGCGCGTTCAAGGCGGCGCTGCAGTCGGGCGAGCAGGCGCTGCAACTGTTCCAGGCGCTGGGCGATGCGCGGGCCTGCGCGGTGCTGACCAGCAACCTCGCGCAGCTGCTGCTGCGCCTGGGCCGCCCCGGGGATGCCCTGGACCGGGCGGAACACGCCACCCGCTTGTTTCGTGAGCTGGGCGACGTCGCGGGGGAGATCTCCGCCCTGAGCGTCCTGCCGGGCATCCACCGGCAACGTGGCCAGCTGGAGCAGGCGCTGCAGGTGCAGCTTCAGGTGCTGCAGCTGAGCCGCAGCGTCCAGACCCCGCAGATCGTGGTCGCCCGGCACATGGCGTGCGCCGAGCTCTACCTGGCCCTGAACCGCCCGGAACACGCCCTGGCGCAGTACCGGCTGGCCGCCCAGGAAGCGCTGACGCTGCGGGACTTCCGCCATCAGGGCCACCCGTTCCTGGGCCTGGCCACCGCGCTGGAGCGGATGGGGGACGCGGCCGGCGCGGTCAGGGTGTACCGCCGGGCCGTCGAAGCGCTGGAGTTGACCTACACCGTGACCGGCAACCAGGACGAACGGTTCGCGCTGGCGGACGCGCTGCTCCTGCTCGCGCGCGCGCTGGACGGCGGCCTTGCCCAGCCCACCGAGGCGCTCGACGCGGTCCGCGCCGCGGAAGCGCTGTGCCGGGACGGGGTCAGCGACCCGCGCGCGGCCGCGCGCCTGCCGCGCCTGCTGCTCGACCGGGCCGGACTGCTGTGGCGCCTCGGGCACCTGGACGAGGCCGCCCGGACGTACCGGACCGCCGCGGACCAGGCCGGGACCGTGAACGACACGGCGGTGCAGGCGGCTGCCGTGGCCAGCCTCGGAGTGGTGTACCGCGATCAGGGGCAATTCGATGCCTCGATCCGGTGCAGTGAGCAGGCGCTGGAGCTGGTGCGCCGCGTCCGGGACCCGCAGGCCGAAGCGTACGTGCTGTCCAGCCTGGCCGCCAGCCAGCAGGCGCTCGGCCGGTGGGCGCCGGCCAGAGCGGCACTCGAGCACTCCCTGAACCTGCGACGACAGACGGGAGACGCCGAAGGCGTGACGTCGGCTGAGCGCCCAGCTGCGGCAGCTGGACCTGCGTGA